The Cynocephalus volans isolate mCynVol1 chromosome 2, mCynVol1.pri, whole genome shotgun sequence genome window below encodes:
- the MMRN2 gene encoding multimerin-2, giving the protein MILTLLLGLGGLLGWGLLGAWAQFPSTRFPDPHASRLPEVERTEAEDTGRDPVRRNWCPYQKSRLVTFVATCKMEKFLVHSQQPCPQGALECQKVKVMYRMAQKPVYQVKQKVLTSVAWRCCPGFGGSDCQHHAPTAIPEPADPSDGRREPWDWPVNLKPGHLPAEINEVEARQGQQERLLGDLQNDVHQMADSLPGLLLNFTAVTEMAMEANHTERELLGKSSEQTLSPHMGAFQEVHFSPIWRSINESLHSLFQAIRNLSLDVEVNRQAIKQVQESTVARADFQELGAKFEAKVQENAQRVGQLQRDVDDRLHAQQLALHHSLSEVQAHVDTKLKQLHKAQEALGTNGSLVVAGAAARPEPESLQARLGQLQRNLSALHVASGRREEELQSTLKDMRATLARHVDEIQELYSESDETFDQISKVERQVEELQVNHTALRELRVILMEKSLITEENEQEVKRQLLELNLTLQHLQGGHADLIKYVKDCSCLREGHRDGSSVRAPSGAVDAQEAQGERAAAARLRSQMQALAGEVRALQAAAGETRRDVRQLHSSFAALLEDALRHEAVLAALFGEEAMDDMSDEAPGQLPLSYEQIRVALQEAASGLQEQALGWDALATRVAALEQAAGGGLELPQPATTEPSRHGRCCEASWAASLNGSLQSLHQELSATEQGLGQHRQLFHSLFGNFQGLVAANVSLDLGKLHAVLSRKGKKQQKGLEAPRKRDKRQVEPLADAAVKGPVPGALGAALWEAGSPVAFYAGFAEGTAAPQMVKFNTTYINIGNSYVPEHGYFRAPEHGIYLFAVSTEFGPGPGTGQLVFGGHRRTPVCTTEQSGGSMATTFAMAELQKGERVWFELTQGSVTKRSPPGTAFGGFLMFKT; this is encoded by the exons ATGATCCTGACGCTGCTGCTCGGCCTTGGGGGGCTCCTTGGCTGGGGCCTGCTGGGAGCCTGGGCCCAGTTCCCCAGTACCAGGTTCCCAGACCCACACGCCTCCAGGCTGCCTGAGGTCGAGAGGACAGAGGCTGAGGACACCGGCAGGGACCCTGTCAGACG TAACTGGTGCCCCTACCAGAAGTCCAGGCTGGTCACCTTCGTAGCCACTTGCAAAATGGAGAAATTCCTTGTCCACTCGCAGCAGCCATGTCCACAGGGGGCTCTGGAATGCCAGAAGGTCAAAGTCAT GTACCGCATGGCCCAGAAGCCGGTGTACCAGGTCAAGCAGAAGGTGCTGACCTCTGTGGCCTGGAGGTGCTGTCCAGGCTTTGGAGGCTCTGACTGTCAACACCACG CCCCCACAGCAATCCCTGAGCCTGCAGATCCAAGTGATGGCCGCCGGGAGCCTTGGGACTGGCCAGTCAACTTGAAACCTG GCCACCTGCCTGCAGAGATCAACGAGGTTGAGGCGCGACAGGGACAGCAGGAACGTCTGCTGGGAGATCTCCAGAATGACGTTCACCAGATGGCAGACAGCCTCCCAGGCCTGTTACTAAACTTCACAGCTGTGACGGAGATGGCGATGGAGGCAAACCACACAGAGCGTG AGCTTCTGGGCAAATCCTCGGAACAAACGCTGTCGCCGCACATGGGTGCCTTCCAGGAGGTCCATTTCAGCCCCATCTGGAGGAGCATCAACGAAAGCCTGCACAGCCTCTTCCAGGCCATAAGAAACCTGTCTCTTGATGTGGAGGTCAACCGCCAGGCCATCAAGCAAGTCCAGGAAAGCACCGTGGCCAGGGCTGACTTCCAGGAGCTGGGTGCCAAATTTGAGGCCAAGGTCCAGGAGAACGCCCAGAGAGTGGGCCAGCTGCAGCGGGACGTGGACGACCGCCTCCATGCCCAGCAGCTTGCCCTGCACCACTCACTGTCTGAGGTCCAGGCCCATGTGGACACCAAGTTGAAGCAGCTGCACAAGGCCCAGGAGGCACTGGGGACCAATGGCAGCCTGGTGGTGGCAGGGGCTGCCGCAAGGCCAGAGCCGGAGAGCCTgcaggccaggctgggccagctGCAGAGGAACCTCTCGGCGCTGCACGTGGCCTCGGGCCGCAGGgaggaggagctgcagagcaccctCAAGGACATGAGGGCCACCCTGGCCCGGCACGTGGATGAGATCCAGGAGCTGTACTCCGAATCGGACGAGACCTTCGATCAGATCAGCAAGGTGGAGCGGCAGGTGGAGGAGCTGCAGGTGAACCACACTGCGCTCCGGGAGCTGCGGGTGATCCTGATGGAGAAGTCACTGATCACGGAGGAGAACGAGCAGGAGGTGAAGAGGCAGCTCCTGGAGCTCAACCTGACGCTCCAGCACCTGCAGGGTGGCCACGCTGACCTTATCAAATACGTCAAGGACTGCAGCTGCCTCCGGGAGGGCCACAGGGACGGCTCCTCCGTGCGGGCCCCGAGCGGCGCCGTGGACGCGCAGGAGGCGCAGGGCgagcgggcggcggcggcgcggctCCGGAGCCAGATGCAGGCGCTGGCCGGCGAGGTGCGCGCGCTGCAGGCGGCCGCGGGCGAGACCCGGCGCGACGTGCGCCAGCTGCACAGCTCCTTCGCGGCCCTGCTGGAGGACGCGCTGAGGCACGAGGCCGTGCTGGCCGCCCTCTTCGGGGAGGAGGCGATGGACGACATGTCGGACGAGGCGCCGGGCCAGCTGCCCCTGAGCTACGAGCAGATCCGCGTGGCCCTGCAGGAGGCGGCCAGCGGGCTACAGGAGCAGGCGCTCGGCTGGGACGCGCTGGCCACCCGGGTGGCGGCCCTGGAGCAGGCCGCGGGCGGTGGCCTGGAGCTGCCACAGCCGGCCACGACGGAGCCCAGCCGGCACGGGCGGTGCTGCGAGGCCTCCTGGGCCGCCTCCCTGAACGGCTCCCTCCAGAGCCTCCACCAGGAGCTCTCCGCCACCGAGCAGGGCTTGGGGCAGCACCGGCAGCTCTTCCACAGTCTTTTTGGAAACTTCCAAGGGCTCGTGGCAGCCAACGTCAGCCTAGACCTGGGGAAGCTGCATGCCGTGCTGAGCAGGAAAGGGAAGAAGCAACAGAAAGGCCTGGAAGCTCCCCGAAAGAGGGACAAGAGGCAAGTGGAGCCTTTGGCGGATGCCGCTGTCAAAGGGCCGGTGCCCGGTGCCCTAGGAGCAGCGCTCTGGGAGGCAG GCTCCCCCGTGGCCTTCTACGCTGGCTTTGCAGAGGGGACGGCTGCCCCGCAGATGGTGAAGTTCAACACGACATACATCAACATTGGCAACAGCTACGTCCCTGAACATGGCTACTTCCGAGCCCCTGAGCACGGCATCTACCTATTTGCAGTGAGCACTGAATTCGGCCCAGGCCCAGGCACTGGGCAGCTGGTGTTTGGGGGTCACCGTCGGACCCCAGTCTGTACCACTGAGCAGAGTGGGGGAAGCATGGCCACCACCTTTGCTATGGCTGAGCTGCAAAAGGGCGAGAGAGTATGGTTTGAGTTAACCCAGGGATCAGTAACAAAGAGAAGCCCACCGGGCACTGCATTCGGGGGCTTCCTGATGTTCAAGACCTGA